ttgatataaaaagtattataatacgtgtattatttatgtagatataagaaaaatgctaggagcTCACGGCGGCGACGGCGATGGGAGGGATCCGCACCGATCGTGGTGGAAGAAAATATCAGGCTGCAAAAACAGCGGTAAGAAAATTgactttacattaaatttagttatgcattgaaataattttattcttatcgtttaaagtaacttatttatgttattgttacttaTTGGTTTGTAGGCTCGAagaaaacaccaccaccaccaagaggGGCAGCCAAAAATCTAAAACTTGAGGCTGCCTTGAAGAAAAATGGAGGCCCGTTACCCATGTACTTCGACTACAAATCAAAGACCTTTCAGTCGATCGGGGACTACGGGGCTATGTACAAATCTTTGTTAGGCTCGTTGATCGGAGATGTCCCCCAGTACTACGAGTCATGGGATGATGTGCCTAAGTCTATGAGGGACCATATCTTGGAGGAAGTACAGGTTAGaatatctttctttttatatttttttacttaatatgtttttcaatgATAACCCCGAAAATGCTAACTTGTATTTGTAAACAACGAAGCGCTATTTTGCGATGGACCAGTACTTAGAGCTTGATGAGGACGACCCCACCGGAAGGCAGCAAAACTGGCTTTCCGTGCTGATGCAGCTAGCATATATAGGCAGagaaagtcaaaattcaaatctcAGCATTTTACAGCACGGGGGGGTGTAGGCTCAGCAGATACCCTGCAGACAGCACCGCCAACTGGTATGGACCCGAAGAGTGGGAGAAACTATTGAGTTTCTATACGAGGGATGACCGGGTGAAGCGGGCCGAGACAAACAAGACAAACCGGTCCAAACAGGCGGTGGGGACTCAGGGTCGGCGATCTATTTCTCTTGCCCACGATCGGGCGTTGGTACgtttggttttaacaaaagtatacaaTTGTTGTGTTTTTTAAATGCTAATTATTTGACATGTTTGCAGGCCAAGCACCATAACGAAAAGAAGGAGGGGCCCCCCCTACGTGGGAGTCGACTTGGGCGGCAACCCACAGACTACAACCTCCGGAAGTTGCGGTATATACATAACTTTAagttaaattacttttaattactGCTCCATTTATTAAACTTACCTTACTATTTATATGCAGTCCCGTCTGGAAGCTGTGCAGCAGAGACATTCACAGGATCCTGCACCGACACCTCCAACGCAGTTGTTCCCGGAAGCGTTTGGATCGCGATCCGGACATCAGCGCGGACTAGGGAGGATTCTCAGGGGTTTCGGATCCCATGATTTCCCTGGTGAGTTGCCGCAACCACATTATGGACCTCCGGAAGGATCCTCCTCCGGCCCGCGTGCATCCTATTCTGACCCCTCTGCATCCCAACCTTCCGGCTACCATGTTGACTTGAACCACCCTGGTGATGACTATTTCGACCCCCGCCAGTTATGGGGTGGGAGATCGGCGCATTTTGGACCTCCATCAGGGGATTTGGTAGCTTCTCGGATATGAGTGGATTTTTTAGTGGGACAGGCTCTGTATCCGGACCAGGTGTGGGTGATGATAATGCCGGTGAGGACGACGACGATTCCGATGATTAGACTTTTTTGTTTGTACGAAATAgggacatttttataaatacagtttgttatgtacatttttattatttgtgtttaatatggacttttttattatttgtgtacTTTTTGTTTATAATGATGCTGGACTATCCGGTTTACAAAAATTTAACACCCCAAATTTCgtagtattaatatattattataagtaatataccAAGTAAAAACATGATAAAGTTATGAAGTAACACCCCAAgtttcctttaataaaaaaaaaaggaaaaaaaaacgggtaaaacaaaaaacaaataactttatTACAATCCTAATCAGATGAGTCTACTGTTCCCATATAGATGGGAGGAGGTTTATttgcatctatatatctattgtaGGCTAACTGGCGGGGTCCGTACAAATCTTTCCATTTGCTCACGGGAGGCCTTACACGATCCTGTACCCAATATGCGATCTCCGGGGCCATCGGGTAGTCACCTTCCAACTGCACCATGATATAGTGATTGTGACCCTGTACTAATGCTATTGATATGGGCTCTGTCCTAGGCATCTCATCAGGACCATAGGTAAATGGGAACGAAGTCCAACTGGCGGCAGTAGATAAACAGTTAATTACTATACCCATCCTGTTGGACAACAACATAGTCCCCATAGTCATGTGCATCCAGTAGGCAGTTGGTCTAAACACCCCTACATAAGACCGCGATAACCCCTCAAAAAGCTCGCTTCAACCTGTCCCCATCTTGTTAGTTCATCGTAGAATTGTTTGTTATTTTCATACTCCGCCAACATATGTAGTCGGATCCACTCGTAACCTTCGTTTTCATCGTATCCCAATGCAACAGCAAGTGCCCTGAATCCACAGTTGCCATCACCCCTGACATTAATAATCCCCTTGACGTATGGTCTAAATACATTCGGTATGTCGTCAAGGTAACCCTTTATACCCGTCATCTGCAGTGGGCTAGTGTTAGGTGGTGGTACTGGTAGAGCAGCCAATTGCTGCTCAGCTGACATGGGAGATATTGGTGATGGTGCTGGTGCTGCTGGCATCGGAGGTGATGGTGCTGGTGGCATCGAAGGTTGTGTGGGCGTATTGAAAAAATCAAAGTACGATGATGGTGCAGCTGGCATCGTAGTGCTAGGACCTGCAGGAAAATAAGTATCGGCACTGAAGAACTGATCCATTAAGCCTGCTGGTGCTGTTGGTGGCACAGGATAGTACGCGGGTTCGGCTGCGCCGAACAACTGATCTAAGAATGGGGTTTCGGTTGTAGGCTCATTACTCGGCCCTGCTGTTGAATATTGTGACGATCGGATCAAGTCATCAATATATCCACGGGTGTCCTCCCGTAATTCGGTGTCAGGCTCCGCGAAACGTGACTGCGTGGGCACATGCTCACTGTGTCTCGCCGGATGAAAGTCTCTATAGCATGAGCCTGAGTCTGGTGCGGTATCCGGATATTTAGGTATGGTCACGTGCACAGACcttgactttttcaactttggtggtggtggcatcgGAGGTGATACGTTCAAGTCTGGCATCtgcaatgaatgaatgaataattaaGTTAGATGATAGTATTTAACAAGTAATAATTTGCTAGACTATAATAATATACCTTTTTCTTTGACCCAACAGGTCTACCACGTGTTTTCTTTTGGACCTCTGGATCCTTGATTTTGGACCGACCCGGATAGATGAGGTCCTTTATTTTGGACATCAAGCTTTTCCTTTGTTTTACGGGTTGTCGTTCCAAGGCAGCAGTAACCTCGCCACAAAAGGCCTCAACAGGCTCGTCATCATCTGAGTCTTTCTTCACATTTTCAGGCAGGCAGGTGGACGGGGTTATATCGAGCCTGCACCAAAATGCATCTATCTCATATTCTTGTACACGCCTTCCTGCaggaataaaaatattacattaagtatttttaagtaaaatggaCCATTTGTATCTGAATGAACTGTACTTACGTTCCTGCATGTATGTTAGAAGTCGACAACTACATGGCAACCCACAACTAGCCCATACCGTACACCCGCACTTTGACACGTCCCCTTTTACTGTATTTTTCAGTCGATCAATTTCGTCAACCATAATTTGCAAGGCTACATGGGAGGCTTTACCGAGCAAATCCTTTAAGCAGGGAtagttgtgtttattttgattgtacTGCCTGCAATGTTCCAGTGACCCCTTTATTTCGGTGTATTGCCCGCTGACAACAGAGTTAACACATTCCACGATTCGGTGGAACGTAAGCCGCTTTTGATGCATAACTGACTTCAGCAAAGAATGCTCGCTTTCAACCctgttggtagtgtagttacgaTAGTTGCGGGTTGGTCGACCCAACATGACACAAATAACTCCTTGTACGAGGCAAGCCACTGTATTTGTAGATACTTATAAAGATCTGcaggaaaataaaaagtgatttaGCTACATGGTTACATCGTAAGCGTTATCATAAAAACAGTATGGGACGGGATGTATATACTTGGTTTATCTGCCAAAATACTTTTAGCCGCTGCTCATTCTCTGCGTATTCTTTAACCGTGATTGAGTTTACGAGTTGATCCCACCGGTGTCTAAACAAACCATAATCTTTTTTTGACCTAAACGATGGGTTGGCATGTAACTCAATATTCCTCCAAATGTGTATTCTACACAGTATCAGCTTTGTTTCCGGCATCACATCCTTAACCGCTTTCATGAGGGCCAGATCCCGATCAGTGAGTGCCACACGCACGACGAGGCCTTCTTCGAGCGTCGACCTCAAGCACTGTAACACCCATGTGTATGTCGCATGTTGCTCATTTTCAATAAGTGCGTGCGCAATGCTGAATGTCTTGCCAGTTGGAGTGACACCCACAATCTCAACAAGCGGCATGTTGTAAACGTTGGTTTTATACGTGGCGTCTATTTCAATGATCCAAGGAAATGCACGCCATATgtcaagtgatgtaggatgTACGAAAAAGAGATTGGTCAAACATCCGGTTTTGCTATCCGTCGTGTACTGATACGTGTACTGATGGTCAGATAGTAATTGGAGCACGATCTGCAACGGGTAAACAACCAAAGTATAAGGAAttcgtatttttttaaaaaataaacatatagttaTATGATCCACATGCAGGTATGTTTCTTATTTCACCTGCATTCGAGTTTCCCCTCGTTGTTGGGCGTGCTTTAGCCGGTGTTGCCGCAGGTAGTTAGAAATGTCTTGTGAACGGGTCAAGATACCGGGAAATGCATCCTTCAATTGGTCCCTTATGCTATTTGGCCCTAAACCTAGCAATGCCTTTTCGTccacaaattctttttgaacatcGGTTAGTCGTCTTGCGTACGCAATACCTTCCAAATTACAAGCTGATGGATGGTTATGTCGGTGATCTATAACTTCAACCCACCAACTATGGTCCTTTGTCAGACGGCCTACCAATTTGAATGGACAGTCAATTTTGGTACTCCCTTTGGGTGCCCGGTTGACCGCTTATCTTTTTTTCCACCACGGTTGCAAATAAGGACCACCTTTTTAACTTCTCCGCCTTTTGTGACATTTGATCTTCGTGTTactaacacataaccaagctccTTTGCCGTTCTTTTAGCCCAGTCTACCAAATCTATGTGTGTGTCAAACAcctgaaatattttatacacttttcttaatacactttttatgcacttttttataatacattttttttaatacactattttatatacttttttataatccactttcttatacacttttttataatacactttttatacacttttttataatccacttttttgtacacttttttttaacaatcttttaatagcttttgttaatctacatttttacgtacaatttttaatatgtttttataaacaattttttatccgtagttttaataattagttttcttacatacttttatagcaatattttatacactttttcttaatacactttttatgcacttttttataatacattttttttaatacactattttatatactttttataatccactttcttatacactttttataatacactttttatacactttttatatccactttttgtacacttttttttaacaatcttttaatagcttttgttaatctacatttttacgtacaatttttaatatgtttttataaacaatttttatccgtagttttaataattagttttcttacatactttatagcaacaaatctaatgaataataacaaaatacaattactcacaaaataacaacacaaaaagtgaaaaaggtTGGATTATATACATACCTCCTTGGTATAAAAAACATCGTGATCGTAATCAAATTCATCACGGACATCTGGGGATTCAAATTCGTCATCGGCCTCTTCGTACACAAACTCTTCATTTACACCTTCCGCGCATTTGGATTTAAGAAAATTTCCTCCAAGCAATccatctaaaatataaaaatacttaacagtaataaatgaaaacaaataaatcaaaatgaatgaatataaaCCAATCGAATATCAAAACGATTCAATATCAAAAGGGAAATGTTGCTCCAAGAATGAATATGAAACGAGATTTTATAAACGAAGAATCGTCACGGGGAAACAGAAACATTACTGTACGTTTCGTACCAACCCgaaaacaaataaatcaaaatgaatgaatataaaACCAATCGAATATCAAAACGATTCAATATCAAAAGGGAAATGTTGCTCCAAGAATGAATATGAAACGAGATTTTATAAACGAAGAATCGTCACGGGGAAACAGAAACATTACTGTACGTTTCGTACCAACCCGAAAACAATAAATCaaaatgaatgaatataaaCCAATCGAATATCAAAACGATTCAATATCAAAAGGGAAATGTTGCTCCAAGAATGAATATGAAACGAGATTTTATAAACGAAGAATCGTCACGGGGAAACAGAAACATTACTGTACGTTTCGTACCAACCCACCCTTttggagcgactgtcgctcctaaagggtgGGTTGGTACGAAACGTATAGTAATGTTGTCGTATGCTGTCGCCCGTTGTCGTATCCTActacccctttaggagcgactgtcgctccaaaaggggtggtcgggttacatGAGGGGTGGTCGGCTTACACGTCCCCTTATTTAAAAGATGCATTGAAAGATGCTGATGCATTGAAAGATGTAAAATTATCTAATTTTTTGGAAACATGCTTATCTTCTCATATAAGCTATCTATTCCCAATActaactaaatatttatatccCAATTTGTTGCTAACCGACTTTTCAAACTAGATGATGAGATCATCAATTAACACTTTTTTAGTCCATTTTTCCTATGTGGATAATCtagattatcaacacctaagtCTTGCTTAATATTATTAggaaatacctataatacccttaaatatcaactacttattttttttttctctcttaaatctcaaccactcattttttttcctcaatccataagttattttatttttctaatttattcaaaatcttttatctcaaaaaccatatatcgataaattataaaaaatgtataaatgttcttaaaatttcatgctctttcactagatatgtcatttgatatacttttaacgaatttttaaattcaaatacaaaacccgtacgactaaggcatttggctatcaccaTCAATCATTTATCACATATCACCCCACTATGCTCGATCGTATATGGTAATTAGTGAGCATTTCATGGATCAACACATTCTTTTTGTCCCgaaaaaattacaaacaaacaaacacttgTCTAAATTACTTTCTTCAGTTTCGCACCATGCATACTTGGTGCTTTTGCACAAACATTTTTCGTACGTCTTCGagattcaaaattaattatggaatgaaatgatcaaCAAGTGAATGAAAAGTAAATCGAAAACGGAGAGGATTTTTATTACAATTattctttttttgtaaaaagCAATGTCTCCCGTTAAATTCCTCTTCATATTCCTGTTCGCATCAGTCACTTTCTGGCTCATTTtattgtaagtatatatatatatatatccatcaacttattttttttttttattgatttcattattattaattaattattattgttgttgtttttgttgttattattgttgttgttgttgttgctatcCATGTTTTATTCTCTGCAACAATAACAATACCCAATCCCGTAAATTGTTGGTATGTAGACCGTCGTATTCTAATATTCCATATTGATATCATACGTTTAAAATAAGTTTAGTAATCAATCATGTGACATGCATTATGGGAGATCTTGAATTTGGGCGTTAATGAGACTTATTcaagtatgtatgtatatataattgctTTTTTTGTTATCGgtttgtgaaagtgaaagtaatTGCATGAATGTTTATGTGATTCAGTTCTCTAATTGTGTGTGTGATGGATACTGCAGTTTTGTATATAAACATTTAGTCCAAAtggttgaaaatatatatacatttagtCCAAagtttattgtatgtatccaGCTTAGGTCGTTTCTGTAATCTGTATGCAACTTTTAAATATTGCTATTGTATGCATATGACGTTACTTTTGCGGAGGTGTCATCTATATAAGGTGCCACATCGACTAAAGTATCACCGGATACATAGGATTGGAACGTTTTAAAGTGTAATTACACACAATAGTAGCAATTTAAGttggatacatacaatagattTTGGACGAAAGTTGAATACGTTTCCAAACATTgatcctttttatatattacttcCAAGTTTCAGAATACTTACCAtaccctttttttatttatttccagaTTTGCTTCCAGGTTTGTGGCTTCATTTTTGAGCCGAGTCCTCAAAGCATCTGTGGTCCTTAGACTCTGTGGATGGAGAAGTTTGAGGGATGTTAAGATCAAGTTCGAAAGGGTACTTATCGCTCTCTTTCAAGTCACTTTATTACCTATTTGTTCGGTCTATGAAAATTTATGACCCCATATGGTATTCCGTATGGATGTTGAATGATCTAGTGTTAAAAATTAATTGTCATTAGCTGATGCACATGCTTGTTCTTGCATAGTCTGAAGTTCTTGGATAGTCTTTATGATTATATTAATCATGATAAATATAACATCTTGAAAgaataatttatactatattagacaatgaaatattttgttattttaaagaTAGTTAGTTACACGAATGAGGATTCATTTTCTATTTGATTGAATCCACATATCCATCTTAAGCGTGATGGCCTCGATGAGATGATAAAGCAAAACCTGGATTGTAACATCAAATCATGTTCATCTTGATGTTGACGGAAATTTTACAGGGTGCTGTTGAATCTATTTCGGTTGGTGAAATCAAACTTAGCTTACGGAAATCCTTGGTTAAACTAGGAGTTGGTTTTATTTCTAGGGACCCCAAACTGCTGTTTGTGATAAGC
The Erigeron canadensis isolate Cc75 chromosome 2, C_canadensis_v1, whole genome shotgun sequence DNA segment above includes these coding regions:
- the LOC122587614 gene encoding protein FAR-RED ELONGATED HYPOCOTYL 3-like, yielding MQIVLQLLSDHQYTYQYTTDSKTGCLTNLFFVHPTSLDIWRAFPWIIEIDATYKTNVYNMPLVEIVGVTPTGKTFSIAHALIENEQHATYTWVLQCLRSTLEEGLVVRVALTDRDLALMKAVKDVMPETKLILCRIHIWRNIELHANPSFRSKKDYGLFRHRWDQLVNSITVKEYAENEQRLKEGVYKNMR